A window of Microbacterium lushaniae genomic DNA:
GAGGTAGCGTCCGGCCCCGAGGGCGAAGTGCGAGCGCTCGAAGGTGACGTCGCTGTGCGCGGTGGCGGCGTCGAGCACCTTGACCGCTTCGGCGATGACTTCGGGACCGATGCCGTCGCCGGGGACGACGGCGAGCTTGACGACACGCGACATGGCACTCCTTGCAGGAACCGGCGCGTCAGGACTTCGCGCCGCGGGACCCTCCCAGGCTAGCGGCCGCGACGACCCCGGCCACGACGATCAGTCCCGCGCCGATGAGGGCGGTCACGACCACGCCGGAGTCGAACGCGTGCGCGGCGGCCTCGTGCAGCGCCGCGCCCACATCGGGGGGCAGAGCGGATGCGGCGGCCACGGCCCCTGCGAGGGTCTCGCGCGCTGCATCCGCCGCGGCATCCGGAACCCCTGGGGGGATCACCAGACCGGCGCGGTACAGCGCCGTGAGGATGCCGCCGAGGATGGTGGTGCCCAGCACCGCGCCCAGTTCGTAGGCGGTCTCGGACACCGCACTGGCGGCGCCTGACTTCGCCGACGGTGCGCTGGAGAGGATCAGCTCGTTGGAGACGGTCTCGGCCGCGCCGATGCCGATGCCGAGGGCGGCGAAGGCGGCGACGAGCACGGGGAGGTTCCCCGCAGCGAAGGCGACCACGACGTACGCGACGACGGAGAACAGCAGCGCGGACGGGACGACGATGCGCGCCGGACAGCGCTTGGCGATGGGGACGACGATGAGACCGGAGGCGATCATCGCCGCGAGGCCCGGCACGAGCGCGAGTCCGGCCTGCATGGGCGGGAGTCCCACGACCAGCTGCAAGTGCTGCGCGGCGAAGTACAGGAAGCCGACGAGCCCGACCACGCTGAGGAGGTTGACCACGATGGCCCCCGAGAACGGGCCCTGCCGGAACAGGCTCATATCGAGCATGGGGGTCTCGAGGCGCAGCTGCCGCCGGACGAACAGCACGCCGAAGACCACGCCGAGCACGAACATGATCGGCGCGATGCTCAGCACGCCGTGCACGGCGAGCTCCTTGATGCCGTAGACGATCGGGATCATCGTGCCCAGTGACAGCAGGATGCTGAGGGGATCGGCGCGCCCGGGATGCGGGTCGCGGCTCTCCGGGACCAGCAGCGGCGCGAGGATCAGCAGCGGGAGGAGGACGGGCACGGCCAGGAGGAACACCGAGCCCCATGCGAAGTGCTCCAGGAGGAGTCCGCCGACGATGGGCCCGAGGGCCGAGCCGGCGGAGAACCCCGAGGCCCAGATCGCGATCGCGATGCGCCGCTGATCGCGGTCACGGAAGATCGTGCGCAGGAGCGACAGCGTCGAGGGCATGAGCATCGCGCCGAACACGCCCAGGAGCGCCCGCGCGAGGATCAGCAGCGACGCCGTCGGTGCGAACGCGGCCAGGGCCGAGACGACGCCGAAGCCGGTGGCGCCCAGCAGCAGCATCTTGCGGCGCCCGAACCGGTCGCCGAGGGTCCCCATCGTCACGAGGAGGCCGGCCAGGACCAGCGGGTACGCGTCGATGATCCACAGCTGCTCGATGCTGGTGGGCGCCAGATCCAGGGCGATCGCCGGCAGCGCGAAGCTGAGCACCGTGTTGTCGACCGAGACCAGGAGCACCGGCAGCATGAGCACGACGAGCGCCACCCAGCCGCGCCAATCGGCTCGGAGGGTGGGCAGGGTCGAGGTGGGTTGTGACATCTGAAGCATGTGCGCGCGAAAGCCTAACTGAACCGCCCAGCCGGTATAGTAACACGGAGCCCTTCCCCTCACCCCTGGACACGATCACCCCATGAGCAGACCACCGCACGCCCGCGAGAGCGTCCTGGACGCGTTCGCCGCCATCCTCGCCGCCGAAGGCGACCGGGCCGCCACGATGGATGCCACGGCTCGCGCCGCGGGGGTGTCCAAGGGTGGGCTGCTCTACCACTTCGCATCCAAGGACGCCCTCGAGGCCGGACTGATCAGCCGCATGGAGGCTCTCGCCGCCGAGGACGTCGCGCAGATCAAGCAGTCGCCCGAGGGCGCCGTGGCGGCGTTCATGCGCACGTCGCTGCACACCGGCACTCCCCTGGACAACTCCATCGTGGCCGTGTCGCGTCTGGCGCAGAACGGCTGCGCCCCCGCGGTGGCGGCGCTGCGCCGCATCCGGGAGTCGTGGGAGGAGGCGATCCGCCCGTACGCGCGCGATGAGACGGCGCTGCAGCTGATCATGCTCGTCAGCGACGGCCTCTACTTCAACAACGCGCTGACGGTCGGCTCGGTCCCAGGCCCCGTCCCCACCGGCGCCGAGCTCGACGCGCTCATCGCGCTCGTGCAGTCCGCCGCATCCGCCGGCTGACGGGCATGCCGGCGACGGTCAGGACTCGGTGATCTCGATCTGGCGGAACAGGTCGGCGTCGATCTCCGAGCGCACCTGCTCGACGAGCTCGTCGGAGACGGGCGAGTCGACCGTGAGCACCGACAGCGCCTGGCCGCCGGCGTTCTGACGGGCGATCTGCATGCCGGCGATGTTGATGCCGGCCTCCCCGAAGCGCTGGCCGTAGACCGCGACGATGCCGGGGCGATCGGTGTAGAGCATCACGAGGTGGTGCTTCTCGATGGGCAGCTCGAGGGCGTACTCGTTGATCCCGACGAGCTTCTCGATCTGCTTCGTGCCCGTGAGGGTGCCCGACACCGACAGCTGCGACCCGTCGGCGAGGGCTCCGCGCAGCGTGATGACGTTGCGGTACTCGTCGCTGACCTCATCCGTCAGCAGGCGCACCTCCACGCCCCGCTGCTCGGCCAGCAGCGGTGCGTTCACGTACGACACGCTCTCGCTGACGATGTTGGTGAACACGCCCTTGAGCGCGGCGAGCTTGAGGACGCTCACGTCGTACTGGCTCAGCTCGCCGTGCACCTCGACGTCCAGGCTCGTGAGAGGACTGTGCGCGAGCGACGCGAAGATCTG
This region includes:
- a CDS encoding MFS transporter; this encodes MLQMSQPTSTLPTLRADWRGWVALVVLMLPVLLVSVDNTVLSFALPAIALDLAPTSIEQLWIIDAYPLVLAGLLVTMGTLGDRFGRRKMLLLGATGFGVVSALAAFAPTASLLILARALLGVFGAMLMPSTLSLLRTIFRDRDQRRIAIAIWASGFSAGSALGPIVGGLLLEHFAWGSVFLLAVPVLLPLLILAPLLVPESRDPHPGRADPLSILLSLGTMIPIVYGIKELAVHGVLSIAPIMFVLGVVFGVLFVRRQLRLETPMLDMSLFRQGPFSGAIVVNLLSVVGLVGFLYFAAQHLQLVVGLPPMQAGLALVPGLAAMIASGLIVVPIAKRCPARIVVPSALLFSVVAYVVVAFAAGNLPVLVAAFAALGIGIGAAETVSNELILSSAPSAKSGAASAVSETAYELGAVLGTTILGGILTALYRAGLVIPPGVPDAAADAARETLAGAVAAASALPPDVGAALHEAAAHAFDSGVVVTALIGAGLIVVAGVVAAASLGGSRGAKS
- a CDS encoding TetR/AcrR family transcriptional regulator produces the protein MSRPPHARESVLDAFAAILAAEGDRAATMDATARAAGVSKGGLLYHFASKDALEAGLISRMEALAAEDVAQIKQSPEGAVAAFMRTSLHTGTPLDNSIVAVSRLAQNGCAPAVAALRRIRESWEEAIRPYARDETALQLIMLVSDGLYFNNALTVGSVPGPVPTGAELDALIALVQSAASAG